The Arachis hypogaea cultivar Tifrunner chromosome 14, arahy.Tifrunner.gnm2.J5K5, whole genome shotgun sequence DNA window GATCCCAAATAGAAGATGAGAGTTATTTCCTGCTTGATTTTACATTTTGAATTGACGAATGACCTTATGATTAAGTTGTTGATGATTTTCtatgttttaattatattgcaattaagaaaaaaagaaaatggaataACAGTTACAGTAGGAAAGTAATAAGGGATGTTAGTGTCGATATAATTATTTACTTTAGCAATCTAGCATGTATAGAAAACACAAGAATGGATAGGCGAGCCTTTCATGCATTGTATAACATGTttaaagaggttggaaagttaGAACCAAGTAGGAATATAGGTGTGGAAGAAATGGTTGCgatgtttttacatattatagCACATGGCATCAAAATTAGAGTAATATAGAGACGATTTGTGAGATCTGAAGAAATAATTAGTAGGCGGTTTAATGATGTATTGCTTGATATTTTGAGATGTCATAATCTCTTACTGAAGAAACCTCAACCATTTAGCCAGGATAGAATGGATGAATGATGGAAATGGTTCAAGGTAATTTATCTTGCTAATGTTATTAAACCTAATATGCTTGGTGTAATTTAGGATTGCGTTAATTGATATCtgtttttggattttagaattgcCTAGGAGCCTTGAGGCTGATAAGCCTAGATATCGAAACAGAAAGGGTGACATAACAACCAATGTGCTTGGAGTGGTTGCTCCCGATATGCAATTTATCTATGTATTGGCGGGTTGGGTGGGTTCAACGGCGGATTCTAGGGTATTGCGAGATGCACTATTTCACAATGGGTTTAGTGTTCCCCAAGATATTTTATTGAGACTTTAGTATGTTATCAAAATAACCATttgatcttttattaattttgttcaatttttATATGTCATCACACTAGGTCATTACTACTTATGTGATGCTGGATACATGAATTGTGAAAGATTTTGGCACCTTATAGAGGACAAAAATATCGTTTGAGTTAGTTTAATCCACATAATCAATCTAGTACAGCTCAAGAGCTTTTTAATATGAAACACTCACAAGCTAGAAATGTTATTGAAAGAGCATTTGGAGTATTGAAAGCAAGATGCGGAATTTTAAGAGGAATGTCATTTTATCCTATTAAGACTCAAGGAAGAGTTATAACTGCATGTTGCCTTTTGCATAATCACATTAGAAGAGTGATGGTTGTGGATCCTATTGATGAGATAGTAGATCAAAATATGCTTGGAGTAGATGGTGGGATGATCCACCATATTGAAACGGGCGATGCTTGGGGTAGATGGAGGGATCAATTTGCACAAGAAATATGGAACTAATGAAGGAGAAGACATCACACTCGATAATTGTGTTCATTTTTCTATGTATGAGGCTGTCTATTGTGACATTGATTTCATTTTATTGATGTGTTTGTTCTTGTACAAGAGTTGTGCATGTATGCCTGCTAGTAAGTTTTAACTTTTGAGATTTCTTTGTAACTTTATTTTGGATAATAGTAAAGCTTTTTAATACATATGCGGTTAGAAttgttgagatttttttttttatataagttcAACTATGAATTATGAGACGAATTATAaattatgaatttttgaaaatttagataaGTATTTTGTGTTAGTTTTAATTGTGATAATGttaatttagaaaataattttagctaaagatatttgatattaggggtattttagtaaatttaaaaaaaattagaattaataataatttaactaaagatatttgatattaggggtattttagtaaatttaaaaaaattagaatcaatatttgatattagggatattttagtaaatttaaaaaaattagaatcaataataattttagttaaagatatttgatattaaggatattttagtaaatttaaaaaaattaaaattattaataattttaattaaacatattcaatattagagatattttagtaaatttaaaaataaaataaaaaataatattttattatattatatttatttaaaaaattagagtctaaaaaatttaattaaaaatattttattttattatatttatattttgttatatgtatttactaAATTTAATCATTGAtattctaattgaaaattttaagggCATTTTGGACAAAGTATTCACAATTTTCAAAAACACAAAATATGAACGAAACAAAAACTAACACATTCCTAGGCATATTATTAATATTCCATGGATTTTACTTTTACAAACCAAACATAGGAATCCTATATACTTGGTAATACTATTCCAAGAAATCATATTCCTAGTATAAAAATTAATCCTTCAACCAAATACATCCTCAGTGTCTGCAAACAGGCATAGCCCCTGTCAATCGAATCCGAATTTCGAGCCGGCATTTGACTCGACCGCCTTGCTAGAATCTAGGAACCCAATGGCTACAACTGTGGATGATTCCGTCGCTGCAACCAACAAAGCGGTGAAAAGAATAGAACAATAGTAGGGGAATGGTAATGGGAACGACCATGGAAATGGAAACAGATCGGGAACCAGCGTACACGAGGGGGATAGGCCAAGACTTTGGCATCTTTTCTTAAAGTTAATTCGCCTAATTTTTCTGGAACCACCAACCTGATCAGGGTAGATGATTGGTTTTGCGCCATGAAACGGGCTCTGCAGGTGCAACATGTCCCTGAAGAACAACAAGTGGAGTTTGCGTCTTACATGATGAAGTGAGATACACAAAATCAGTTGTTGGGATAAGGAGGCACTGAGATCACTTGGGTCAATTTCAGCACTGAGTTCTACAAGAAGTATTTTCCTCCATCTGCTCATACCGCCAAAGAGTTAGAATTGCTGCAATTGAGGCAGGGAAGCACGATGGTGGCCGAGTACACCTAAAAGTTTGAGGACTTGTGCCGATTTTTGAAGGTGTGTCAATGGAATCTTATGGAGTATGAAGAgtggaagtgtattaagtatgagggagATCTCAGGGAGGAGCTATTAGTCTTAGTAgattgatgagcgaatattttatactcCTTTTGGCatcgttttcatatagtttttattatgttttatttaagctttattatattttcataggttttagtgaaaaatttatatttttggattctactttgagtttgtgtgttttatggtgatttcaggtattttttggctgaaattgaggagcttgagcagaagtctgatttagagacagagaaaggactgcagatgttgtcaggatctgacctccatgcacttgaAGGAGCATTTCTGGAGGTACAGAAGTCAAAATTGTGCGCTTTCAAAGgctatgaaaagctaacatccaggacttttcagaaatatataatagtctatactttgctttgaaaatgaaggcccaaaactggcgttcaatgccagctaccagcccattcctggcgtccaacgcccaaaggggagtggctggcgtccaaacgcccaaaaagg harbors:
- the LOC112742485 gene encoding uncharacterized protein; protein product: MEMVQELPRSLEADKPRYRNRKGDITTNVLGVVAPDMQFIYVLAGWVGSTADSRTQGRVITACCLLHNHIRRVMVVDPIDEIVDQNMLGVDGGMIHHIETGDAWGRWRDQFAQEIWN